In Sebaldella termitidis ATCC 33386, one DNA window encodes the following:
- a CDS encoding tagatose bisphosphate family class II aldolase: MIVSTREMLLKAQRERYAVPAFNFHNLETIQVIVETAAELRSAVILAGTPGTFDYAGRDYAQAIIETAAKKYDIPIALHLDHHEVVEDIKKSIDLGTKSVMIDASHHQFDENIAVVKEVVAYAHRYDVTVEAELGRLGGQEDDLVVDEKDSMYTNPDSAKEYVDRTGIDSLAVAIGTAHGLYKSEPKLDFERLAEIKKVVSIPLVLHGASGVAFDDVRKTIELGICKVNIATELKMPFSGELRKYLEEHRDANDPRKYMEPAKKAMKLVVAEKIKMCMSEHRY, from the coding sequence ATGATAGTAAGTACAAGAGAAATGCTGTTAAAAGCACAGAGAGAAAGATATGCGGTTCCTGCATTTAATTTTCATAACCTTGAAACAATTCAGGTAATAGTAGAAACAGCTGCTGAACTAAGATCGGCTGTAATACTGGCAGGAACTCCGGGAACATTTGATTATGCAGGAAGAGATTATGCACAGGCAATAATTGAAACAGCTGCTAAAAAATATGATATACCTATAGCACTTCATCTGGATCATCATGAAGTAGTGGAGGATATAAAAAAATCCATTGATCTGGGAACAAAATCCGTAATGATAGATGCATCTCACCATCAGTTTGATGAAAATATAGCAGTAGTAAAAGAAGTCGTAGCCTATGCACACAGATATGATGTTACGGTAGAAGCAGAGCTGGGAAGACTCGGGGGACAGGAAGACGACCTTGTAGTTGATGAGAAGGACTCTATGTACACTAATCCTGATTCTGCGAAAGAGTATGTGGACAGAACGGGAATAGATTCACTGGCAGTAGCAATAGGTACTGCACATGGTCTGTATAAAAGCGAACCAAAACTGGATTTTGAAAGACTTGCGGAAATAAAGAAGGTGGTTTCTATTCCGCTGGTACTTCACGGAGCTTCGGGTGTAGCCTTTGATGATGTAAGAAAAACTATAGAACTGGGAATCTGTAAGGTAAATATAGCAACTGAGCTGAAAATGCCTTTTTCGGGTGAATTGAGAAAATATCTGGAAGAGCACAGAGATGCAAATGATCCGAGAAAGTATATGGAACCGGCTAAAAAAGCCATGAAATTAGTGGTAGCCGAAAAAATAAAAATGTGTATGAGTGAACACAGATATTAA
- a CDS encoding galactitol-1-phosphate 5-dehydrogenase, whose translation MKALAVLENEKLGVIDLEKPENTTGDDVLVKVVYSGLCGSDFPRMFEHQAKFFPVVLGHEFSGVVEKVGEKVHKLAVGDKVSCIPLKPCFKCEACDEGNYSLCKNYGFIGSRENGGMEEYVKIPEINLQKLPEKFDLLQGAFFEPITVVLHGLGLLNKEVKGKKVGIIGVGTMGLLAVQCAKAYGAELVSAFDINEKNLEAAKELGADEVHNVAKKDIENEYDKYDIMIETSGANPSFVLILKLAAGKGELLYIGTPHSTLTFEYKDFELINRKELTIKGSWMNYSKPFPGKEWTEAIRLFDEGLVKIDKLIGATVSMEEFCERLEEIKGRTLGGKIMVKVGESE comes from the coding sequence TTGAAAGCATTAGCAGTATTGGAAAATGAAAAACTCGGGGTAATTGATTTAGAGAAACCGGAAAATACAACCGGTGATGATGTATTGGTAAAGGTAGTGTATTCAGGACTTTGCGGTTCGGATTTTCCGAGAATGTTTGAGCATCAGGCAAAATTTTTTCCTGTAGTTTTGGGTCATGAGTTTTCAGGAGTAGTGGAAAAAGTTGGTGAAAAAGTTCATAAACTGGCAGTCGGGGACAAAGTAAGCTGTATTCCGTTAAAACCTTGTTTTAAATGTGAAGCATGTGATGAAGGGAATTATTCTCTGTGTAAAAATTATGGATTTATCGGTTCGAGAGAAAACGGCGGAATGGAAGAATATGTAAAAATACCTGAAATAAATCTTCAAAAACTTCCGGAAAAATTTGATCTGCTTCAGGGTGCATTTTTTGAGCCTATAACAGTTGTATTACACGGACTTGGTCTTTTGAATAAAGAGGTAAAAGGTAAAAAAGTGGGGATTATCGGAGTGGGAACAATGGGGCTTCTGGCAGTTCAGTGTGCGAAAGCATATGGAGCAGAGCTGGTTTCAGCCTTTGATATAAATGAAAAAAATCTTGAAGCTGCGAAAGAACTGGGGGCAGACGAAGTACATAATGTAGCTAAAAAAGATATAGAGAATGAATACGATAAATATGATATAATGATAGAAACATCAGGAGCGAATCCGAGTTTTGTATTAATTCTAAAACTTGCCGCAGGAAAAGGAGAGCTTTTATACATAGGAACTCCGCATAGTACACTGACATTTGAATATAAGGATTTTGAATTAATAAACAGAAAAGAACTTACAATAAAAGGTTCATGGATGAATTATTCCAAGCCGTTTCCGGGAAAAGAGTGGACAGAGGCAATAAGACTTTTTGATGAGGGTCTTGTTAAGATTGATAAATTAATCGGAGCCACTGTTTCTATGGAAGAATTCTGTGAGAGACTGGAAGAGATAAAAGGGAGAACATTAGGAGGAAAAATTATGGTAAAGGTAGGAGAAAGCGAATGA
- a CDS encoding PTS galactitol transporter subunit IIC: MDNFLNMITPPIQYILDLGPAVMLPLVIIIFALCLGLKLGKAFNAGLMIGIGFIGIGIVITLMRDTLGPAAEQMAQNFGLNLTVIDLGWPGTAPMTWASKIAIVAIPVAILVNLIMLALKMTRVVNVDIWNIWHMTFTGALVHIVTGNYWLGILGVVVHAVFSYKFGDWFQYDTRDYFGLEGIAVPHGTSAYCAPFAVIVDAILDKIPGINKIDIDTEKLEKKLGAFGQPIIVGFILGLIVGILAGYGPKQVLQLSVSVSAVMYLMPKVIKPIMEGLLPISEAAREKLSAKFGGGEFLIGLDPALLLGDANVISAGLLFIPLTVIIAAIGSITFGNRVLPFGDLATIGFFIAMAVAIHHGNIFRTLISGSFIMFITIWISNQTVELQTILAKNANMLGGKDLVGSLDQGGSPITYLMVQIFQRTNVVGLLVIAVIYFIGIAMTYRRYKALQKQEKAELQGAKA, encoded by the coding sequence ATGGATAACTTTTTAAATATGATAACACCGCCAATACAATATATATTGGATTTAGGACCAGCAGTAATGCTGCCGCTGGTAATAATTATTTTTGCATTATGTTTAGGATTAAAACTAGGAAAGGCCTTTAATGCCGGGCTTATGATAGGAATAGGATTTATCGGGATTGGAATAGTAATTACACTGATGAGAGATACATTAGGGCCTGCTGCAGAGCAGATGGCACAGAATTTTGGTCTGAATCTTACTGTAATTGATCTTGGATGGCCGGGAACTGCACCGATGACATGGGCGTCAAAAATAGCCATAGTAGCAATACCGGTGGCAATTTTAGTAAATCTTATAATGCTTGCCCTAAAAATGACAAGAGTAGTAAATGTGGATATCTGGAATATCTGGCATATGACTTTTACAGGGGCATTGGTACATATAGTTACAGGAAATTACTGGCTGGGAATACTGGGAGTAGTAGTACATGCCGTATTTTCGTATAAGTTCGGGGATTGGTTTCAGTATGATACAAGAGATTATTTCGGACTGGAAGGAATTGCCGTGCCACACGGGACATCAGCTTACTGCGCACCATTTGCAGTAATAGTGGATGCTATTCTTGATAAAATACCGGGAATAAATAAAATAGACATTGATACTGAGAAACTTGAGAAAAAATTAGGGGCATTCGGACAGCCTATAATAGTAGGGTTTATATTAGGATTAATAGTAGGGATTCTTGCAGGATACGGACCAAAACAAGTACTGCAGCTTTCAGTATCAGTATCAGCTGTTATGTATCTGATGCCAAAAGTAATAAAACCTATTATGGAAGGTTTATTACCAATATCAGAAGCTGCAAGAGAAAAATTATCTGCAAAATTCGGCGGAGGAGAATTTCTTATCGGGCTTGATCCGGCGCTATTACTGGGAGATGCAAACGTAATTTCTGCAGGGCTGTTATTTATCCCGTTAACAGTAATAATAGCTGCGATAGGATCAATAACATTTGGTAACAGAGTACTGCCTTTCGGGGATCTGGCAACAATCGGATTCTTTATAGCTATGGCTGTGGCAATTCATCACGGAAATATTTTCAGAACGCTGATATCAGGTTCATTCATTATGTTTATTACAATATGGATATCTAATCAGACAGTGGAATTACAGACAATACTTGCTAAAAATGCAAATATGCTCGGAGGAAAAGATTTAGTAGGATCACTGGATCAGGGCGGATCACCGATTACATATCTGATGGTACAGATTTTCCAGAGAACAAATGTAGTGGGATTATTAGTAATAGCAGTAATATATTTTATAGGAATAGCAATGACATACAGAAGATATAAAGCACTTCAGAAACAGGAAAAAGCAGAATTACAAGGAGCAAAAGCTTAA
- a CDS encoding PTS sugar transporter subunit IIA — translation MIRIEMNFYGDLIYLNRDFSDREEMFNEIGTVLIEKGMVKPAYIEEILKREESFPTGIDLGYMQVAMPHVEAKHVNDNAMFVVTTKKGVEFENAEDDGIVNSKIIFGLIVKDSEKHLDFLMKLVELYQKEDVLKKIYDSNDVEEVMTILKQNLI, via the coding sequence GTGATCAGAATAGAAATGAATTTTTACGGGGATCTCATTTATTTGAACAGGGATTTTTCCGACAGAGAAGAAATGTTTAATGAAATTGGAACAGTATTAATAGAAAAAGGAATGGTAAAGCCGGCTTACATTGAAGAGATACTGAAAAGAGAGGAGAGCTTTCCTACAGGAATTGATCTCGGATATATGCAGGTGGCAATGCCGCACGTGGAAGCAAAGCATGTGAATGACAATGCAATGTTTGTAGTGACTACCAAAAAAGGGGTAGAATTCGAGAATGCCGAGGATGACGGAATAGTGAATTCCAAGATTATATTCGGACTGATTGTAAAGGATTCTGAAAAACATCTGGATTTTTTGATGAAATTAGTAGAGCTGTACCAAAAAGAAGATGTTTTGAAAAAAATCTATGATTCTAACGATGTAGAAGAAGTAATGACAATACTAAAACAAAATTTAATTTAA
- the gatB gene encoding PTS galactitol transporter subunit IIB has product MKKVIVACGGAVATSTVAANKIKQLCEENGIAIDLVQCRINEIESYADGAALIATTSKFSKDMGSVPVVHVMGFISGINQDALKAKILEILK; this is encoded by the coding sequence ATGAAAAAGGTAATAGTAGCCTGCGGAGGTGCAGTAGCAACATCAACTGTGGCAGCAAACAAAATCAAACAGTTATGTGAGGAAAACGGAATAGCTATAGATCTGGTTCAGTGCAGAATAAACGAAATAGAATCTTATGCTGACGGTGCAGCATTAATAGCAACTACTTCAAAATTTTCAAAAGATATGGGAAGTGTTCCTGTTGTCCATGTAATGGGATTTATTTCAGGAATAAATCAGGATGCATTAAAGGCAAAAATACTTGAAATATTAAAATAA
- a CDS encoding DeoR/GlpR family DNA-binding transcription regulator, with amino-acid sequence MKDQRIEVILSKVKEKGIVSTLELTEELNVTEMTIRRDLKYLEDKKLLIRIHGGAKSIKKIQQEKLYDDRKVKYMKEKEHIAKIAASYIQDGETVFIAPGTTTERIPEFIKAKNVTVVTNSYSVMVKYSHLDLDFIVTGGRLRRKTEAIIPDYFLDSISKINVDKCFIGANGVSGNKVTISNYDEGLIQQIVLENAKERFLLLDSSKFNREAFYSFFKVEDLDGIITDGNLKPDIMKDYKKITKIINI; translated from the coding sequence ATGAAAGACCAAAGAATAGAGGTGATATTAAGCAAGGTAAAGGAAAAAGGTATAGTATCGACTCTGGAATTAACAGAAGAACTGAATGTAACTGAAATGACAATAAGGCGTGATCTAAAATACCTTGAAGATAAAAAACTGCTTATCAGAATTCACGGAGGAGCAAAAAGTATAAAGAAAATTCAGCAGGAAAAACTTTATGATGACAGAAAAGTAAAGTATATGAAAGAAAAAGAGCATATTGCCAAAATAGCAGCTTCTTATATACAGGACGGTGAAACGGTATTTATAGCACCGGGAACAACAACAGAAAGAATTCCTGAATTTATAAAAGCAAAAAATGTAACAGTGGTAACTAATTCTTATTCTGTAATGGTAAAGTACTCGCATCTGGACTTAGACTTCATTGTAACAGGGGGAAGGCTGAGAAGAAAAACAGAAGCAATTATTCCTGATTATTTTCTGGATTCTATAAGTAAGATAAATGTGGATAAATGTTTTATAGGAGCAAACGGAGTAAGCGGAAACAAAGTAACAATATCCAATTATGACGAGGGTCTGATACAGCAGATAGTGCTGGAAAATGCAAAAGAAAGATTCCTGCTTCTGGACAGTTCAAAGTTTAACAGAGAAGCTTTTTATTCGTTTTTTAAGGTGGAAGATCTTGACGGAATAATAACAGACGGGAATTTGAAGCCGGATATAATGAAAGACTACAAAAAAATAACAAAAATAATAAATATATAG